A window of the Chloroflexus sp. Y-396-1 genome harbors these coding sequences:
- a CDS encoding TRM11 family methyltransferase, giving the protein MTGRSSSARSPFHAESPQWYLNRAALVSAIESLLNVPDLRELHSRLTAFRQRLADPNDPLHAADSQAVLFQPEVLLAELDQIAAARTLERAQYYIQRLQRALDGPRFAPASDIDLHRWKEYDDILTDSLWLIERRDSSGVHRADYWGNFVPQIPHQFIRRYTRPGEWVLDPFAGSGTTLIEARRLGRHALGIELQPTMVQHVQELLAAEPAPHGTVAAIEQGDSLTVDFSELLARYSTRSVQLVFLHPPYYDIIRFSDDPRDLSNAPSIEEFLERLVTLTRRIAAVLDYERYLVLVIGDIYRHGEWYPLGFYAMEAIKACGFRLKSIIVKNFTSTLGKRGSAELWRYRALAGGFYVFKHEYIFLLCRR; this is encoded by the coding sequence ATGACAGGACGTTCGTCTTCGGCCCGGTCGCCGTTTCATGCGGAGTCGCCACAATGGTATCTAAACCGAGCGGCGTTGGTATCAGCAATAGAGTCGCTTCTCAATGTGCCAGATCTGCGTGAATTGCATTCCAGGTTAACAGCCTTTCGTCAGCGGCTTGCCGACCCGAACGATCCCCTTCACGCTGCTGATAGTCAGGCAGTGCTCTTTCAGCCCGAAGTATTGCTGGCCGAGCTGGACCAGATTGCGGCAGCACGGACGTTAGAACGGGCGCAGTATTATATCCAGCGCTTGCAACGTGCGCTAGACGGCCCTCGCTTTGCACCAGCCAGCGACATTGATTTGCACCGCTGGAAAGAGTACGATGACATTCTGACCGATAGCCTCTGGCTGATCGAGCGTCGTGATAGCTCTGGAGTGCATCGCGCCGATTATTGGGGTAATTTCGTACCCCAGATTCCACATCAGTTTATCCGACGCTACACTCGGCCTGGTGAATGGGTGCTTGATCCGTTTGCCGGATCAGGGACGACCTTGATCGAAGCGCGACGTTTAGGCCGCCATGCCCTGGGCATTGAACTACAACCGACGATGGTTCAACATGTGCAGGAATTGTTGGCTGCCGAGCCGGCTCCACACGGGACAGTTGCGGCTATCGAACAGGGCGATAGCTTGACGGTTGATTTTTCCGAGCTGCTCGCACGCTACAGTACGAGGAGTGTGCAACTGGTCTTCCTGCATCCGCCGTACTACGACATCATTCGATTTAGCGATGATCCGCGCGATCTGTCAAATGCACCGAGTATCGAAGAGTTTCTCGAGCGATTAGTAACCTTGACTAGGCGGATAGCTGCCGTCCTTGACTATGAGCGCTATCTGGTGTTGGTGATTGGTGACATCTACCGCCATGGGGAATGGTATCCACTCGGCTTTTACGCGATGGAAGCGATAAAGGCATGCGGTTTTCGGTTGAAGAGCATTATTGTTAAAAACTTTACAAGCACATTGGGAAAGCGGGGGAGTGCGGAACTCTGGCGGTATCGGGCACTGGCGGGTGGTTTCTATGTCTTCAAGCACGAATATATCTTTCTGCTGTGTCGGCGCTGA
- a CDS encoding TIGR04283 family arsenosugar biosynthesis glycosyltransferase: protein MTRFSVIIPTLNEADQIEACIHAVRQLDPDVELIVADGGSRDETPVLARASGARVVVAPRGRGVQLNAGAAVAKGDVFVFLHADTRLPDQAFTLLKRMFADPNVQIAKFRLSFDDDNCLLALAARLMWFDSLLTSYGDQCMVIRRELFTALGGFPDWPLFEDVELFRRARAVTPIYVVPAQVVTSARRFRTNGIMRQLLHDFWLWLQYLIGVSPHTIARQYR from the coding sequence ATGACGAGATTCAGCGTGATTATTCCAACACTTAACGAAGCCGATCAGATCGAGGCGTGCATCCATGCGGTTCGTCAGCTCGATCCAGATGTTGAGCTAATCGTGGCCGATGGTGGTAGTCGTGATGAGACGCCGGTGTTAGCGCGGGCAAGCGGAGCGCGGGTCGTAGTGGCACCGCGTGGGCGAGGGGTACAGCTTAACGCTGGAGCTGCTGTTGCCAAGGGGGACGTCTTTGTTTTTCTGCATGCCGATACCCGACTACCGGATCAGGCATTCACTCTCCTTAAACGCATGTTTGCCGATCCGAATGTGCAGATTGCGAAATTTCGCCTTTCGTTCGACGACGACAATTGCTTACTGGCACTGGCCGCTCGGCTGATGTGGTTTGACTCGTTGCTTACCAGTTATGGCGATCAGTGTATGGTGATCCGTCGCGAACTCTTCACCGCGTTGGGTGGGTTTCCTGATTGGCCACTCTTTGAAGATGTAGAACTCTTTCGTCGGGCACGGGCGGTAACACCCATTTATGTTGTACCGGCGCAAGTTGTTACCTCGGCGCGTCGTTTCCGCACTAATGGAATTATGCGTCAACTGCTTCACGATTTCTGGTTATGGCTGCAATATCTGATTGGAGTGTCGCCCCATACGATTGCCCGCCAATACCGTTGA
- a CDS encoding MoxR family ATPase: MTYTSFQSIDELQAALAAHAYIADRALTTAIFLALKLNKPLLLEGEAGVGKTEIAKTLARMQGRELIRLQCYEGLDVNTTIYEWNYARQMLQIRLLEAQGAAQNTAAQQSIFGPEFLIKRPLLQAIEARGDQPPILLIDELDRADEEFEAFLLELLSDWQISIPEIGTIRAEVPPTVIITSNRTREVHDALKRRCLFYWVDYPTLDKEIQIVKARVPGASERLARQVVLVVQELRRMDLYKLPGVAETLDWVTALVALDQTELTPQAVEDTLGAILKYQDDIAQVRGQRLNELLKRASVGVS, from the coding sequence ATGACGTATACCTCTTTTCAGTCGATTGACGAACTGCAAGCGGCACTGGCCGCCCATGCCTATATTGCCGACCGTGCCTTAACGACCGCGATCTTTCTTGCTCTGAAGCTTAATAAACCGCTACTACTCGAAGGTGAAGCCGGTGTTGGCAAAACCGAGATCGCGAAGACCCTGGCTCGTATGCAAGGTCGTGAGTTGATCCGCTTGCAATGCTACGAAGGGCTTGACGTCAATACGACAATTTATGAGTGGAATTATGCTCGGCAGATGCTTCAGATTCGATTGTTAGAAGCACAGGGAGCAGCGCAAAATACTGCTGCCCAGCAGAGTATTTTTGGTCCAGAGTTTCTGATCAAGCGTCCACTGCTCCAGGCAATTGAGGCACGCGGCGATCAACCACCAATTTTGCTGATTGATGAACTCGACCGTGCCGACGAAGAGTTCGAGGCCTTCTTGCTAGAATTGCTTTCCGACTGGCAAATCTCGATCCCAGAAATCGGAACTATTCGGGCCGAGGTACCGCCGACCGTGATCATTACCTCGAACCGTACACGCGAAGTGCACGATGCGTTGAAGCGTCGCTGTCTCTTCTACTGGGTAGATTATCCGACCCTAGATAAAGAGATTCAAATCGTCAAGGCGCGGGTTCCCGGCGCCAGTGAGCGGTTGGCGCGCCAGGTGGTATTGGTCGTCCAGGAGCTGCGGCGCATGGATCTTTACAAACTGCCTGGCGTGGCCGAGACGCTCGATTGGGTGACGGCGCTGGTTGCGCTTGACCAAACTGAGTTGACACCGCAGGCAGTGGAGGATACACTAGGCGCCATCTTGAAGTATCAAGATGACATTGCCCAGGTGCGGGGTCAACGTCTGAATGAATTGCTCAAACGGGCCAGTGTGGGTGTTTCATGA
- a CDS encoding glycosyltransferase family 4 protein, with translation MSRILICATQVPFVRGGAEYLVESLRDELRQRGHTVDVVALPFQWHPVERIIDSALAWRLLDVSHVNGEAVDLVIATKFPSYLIRHPRKVLWLVHQHRQAYDWYGTPLSDFDGSPSHRAIREQIFRIDERALGECRVRYTISRNVSRRLERFNGLSSTPLYPPSRYAGRLWAGPYGDYVLSPARLDRAKRIDLLLAALAQTSTPVRAIIVGTGPDRDRLQRLAADYGLSERVCFRGFVSDDELIDLYARARAVYYAPVDEDYGFATVEAFGAGRPVITTDDAGGVLEFVRHLENGLISPPDPGAIAAHLDLLASDPDTAARLGTAGKPLVGDITWDRVVRALLAE, from the coding sequence ATGAGCCGTATTCTTATTTGTGCAACGCAGGTGCCCTTTGTACGGGGTGGCGCCGAATATCTGGTTGAAAGTCTGCGCGATGAATTGCGGCAGCGTGGGCATACGGTAGATGTTGTTGCGCTCCCTTTTCAGTGGCATCCGGTTGAACGTATCATCGATAGTGCACTTGCCTGGCGTTTACTCGATGTCAGTCATGTCAATGGCGAAGCGGTGGATCTGGTAATCGCCACGAAGTTCCCTTCGTACCTGATCCGCCACCCGCGTAAGGTGCTCTGGCTAGTACATCAGCATCGGCAGGCTTACGATTGGTACGGTACGCCGTTGAGCGATTTTGATGGTTCGCCCTCCCATCGCGCTATCCGCGAACAAATTTTTCGGATTGATGAACGCGCTTTGGGTGAATGTCGGGTACGCTACACGATTTCGCGCAATGTGAGTCGACGGCTCGAACGGTTTAACGGCCTGAGCAGTACACCTCTCTACCCACCAAGTCGCTATGCCGGACGTCTGTGGGCAGGGCCGTATGGTGATTATGTTCTTTCACCGGCCCGACTTGATCGAGCTAAGCGAATTGATTTGTTATTGGCAGCATTGGCTCAGACTTCTACGCCAGTACGAGCAATCATTGTTGGTACTGGTCCTGATCGTGATCGTCTGCAACGTCTTGCTGCCGACTATGGATTGAGTGAACGGGTCTGCTTCCGTGGTTTCGTATCTGATGATGAGTTGATCGACCTTTACGCTCGTGCCCGTGCCGTTTACTACGCACCGGTTGATGAAGATTACGGCTTTGCAACAGTTGAGGCCTTTGGCGCCGGTCGTCCGGTTATTACGACAGACGATGCAGGTGGAGTGTTAGAATTTGTGCGCCACCTCGAAAATGGTCTCATTTCTCCTCCCGATCCTGGGGCAATTGCTGCTCATCTCGACCTGCTAGCCAGCGATCCGGACACTGCGGCGCGGCTTGGTACTGCCGGAAAGCCTCTAGTCGGTGACATTACGTGGGATCGGGTGGTCAGGGCCTTGCTGGCGGAATAA
- a CDS encoding transglycosylase SLT domain-containing protein, translating to MVQIRLYRCFTTFLAICLCCYTLVACVAPTAQPSPTATPVDLPATPIPTPVTAATLLQDALAAVEIGDDETAANLLSQVVQLFPGSPETNTARLLLARSFADRGRWTSTVEVLRPLLQNPATPAYAPALFLTARAHEAAGMHEAAVATYAQYEALNTPLAPYAAMRAAAQLQVLNRLAEAETSYVRAANSELAAGQRAAAYEQAMALAVAQGRSETALTYAQAILAFASQSDYRARILVRAADLYAAAGDVTRANALRREALAAFAGPVTVAAVDALRATGDTLLDPFAAAQAYRSVERWNDVIAMLDLAIANAQNPAEALRQRGLARRAMGDFSGALSDLARARDQAPDSDTGRQAALDWIQTYGQSGAVAEAAALYQQYAAEQPDDPRAPVALDRAAQLYDRLGESTAATTIRLTLGQQYPTTSLGIAALHRVALQRFDNGDLAGAGDLWRMLAERGQGIGQALGAFWAGRVAQQLGEEGATALFQQVLQAAPESYYAARAAEELNEVPVGTIPIDAPISDDDWSAAIAWIQRWSDDEADPTLAGVAERAQLLREVGLYSEAQGEWLDGLRRAGETPISLLELARYAYQAGVTYPALLAAERIAKLAPTDAAPLPLALQRLRFPTPYAVIVQREASRFGVDPLLLYALIRQESLFNPRATSWVGARGLTQVMPDTGRGIAQNLGINEFNLDDLYRPYLSIRFGAFYLGRRIGDMRGSLHGALAAYNGGLGNAQRWAGGNLVSDPDRFVETIDFSETRHYVWAVYAFYGVYRGLYAS from the coding sequence ATGGTACAGATACGACTCTATCGTTGTTTTACCACATTTCTCGCGATCTGCTTATGCTGTTATACGCTCGTGGCTTGCGTTGCACCAACAGCCCAACCATCACCGACGGCCACGCCTGTTGACCTACCGGCAACACCGATTCCAACACCGGTAACTGCCGCTACCTTGCTGCAAGATGCGTTGGCTGCGGTTGAAATTGGTGATGACGAGACGGCTGCCAACCTGTTAAGTCAGGTGGTACAACTTTTTCCGGGTTCACCTGAAACGAATACTGCTCGTTTGCTCCTAGCCCGTTCATTTGCTGATCGAGGTCGCTGGACATCGACCGTGGAAGTGTTACGACCGTTGTTACAAAACCCAGCCACGCCAGCGTATGCACCAGCCCTGTTTCTGACGGCGCGTGCCCATGAGGCTGCCGGGATGCATGAGGCGGCAGTTGCGACCTATGCTCAATACGAAGCGTTGAACACACCGCTAGCGCCGTATGCAGCGATGCGTGCAGCCGCGCAGTTGCAAGTGTTGAATCGTCTTGCTGAAGCTGAAACGAGTTATGTACGAGCAGCTAACAGTGAGTTGGCTGCTGGGCAGCGAGCTGCTGCTTACGAGCAGGCAATGGCGCTAGCTGTAGCGCAGGGTCGATCAGAGACGGCCCTAACGTATGCGCAGGCCATCCTCGCCTTCGCCAGCCAGTCTGATTACCGGGCACGTATTCTCGTGCGGGCTGCCGATCTGTATGCTGCCGCCGGTGATGTGACCAGAGCCAATGCGCTCCGCCGTGAGGCACTGGCTGCTTTTGCCGGTCCGGTAACGGTGGCGGCAGTCGATGCACTTCGGGCAACCGGTGATACGTTGCTTGATCCCTTCGCTGCTGCGCAGGCGTACCGTTCCGTAGAGCGATGGAATGATGTGATTGCTATGCTCGATCTGGCTATCGCAAACGCGCAAAATCCGGCTGAAGCGCTTCGTCAGCGTGGGCTAGCTCGGCGGGCGATGGGTGATTTCAGTGGCGCCTTGAGCGATCTGGCAAGAGCCCGTGATCAGGCGCCGGATAGCGATACCGGTCGACAGGCAGCGCTAGACTGGATTCAGACGTATGGTCAAAGCGGTGCAGTGGCAGAAGCAGCCGCTCTCTACCAGCAATATGCTGCTGAGCAACCAGATGATCCACGGGCACCGGTTGCGCTCGACCGGGCTGCTCAGTTGTACGACCGGCTAGGAGAAAGCACAGCCGCTACGACAATTCGTCTCACATTAGGTCAGCAGTATCCAACGACTAGCCTTGGCATTGCAGCGTTACATCGGGTCGCTTTGCAGCGCTTCGACAACGGCGATCTTGCTGGTGCTGGTGATCTGTGGCGTATGCTGGCTGAACGAGGACAGGGGATCGGTCAGGCGTTAGGTGCTTTCTGGGCCGGTCGGGTAGCCCAACAACTGGGAGAAGAAGGGGCAACTGCTCTCTTTCAACAGGTTTTGCAGGCAGCTCCGGAGAGCTACTACGCAGCGCGTGCGGCGGAGGAGCTGAACGAAGTACCGGTGGGCACGATACCCATCGATGCACCGATCAGCGATGATGACTGGAGTGCTGCTATTGCCTGGATACAGCGCTGGTCAGACGATGAAGCCGACCCGACGCTGGCCGGTGTGGCCGAACGAGCACAGTTATTGCGTGAGGTGGGATTGTACAGCGAAGCACAGGGCGAATGGCTCGATGGTCTGCGGCGGGCAGGCGAAACACCTATTAGTCTGTTGGAGCTGGCACGCTATGCTTATCAGGCTGGGGTTACCTATCCTGCGTTACTGGCCGCCGAACGAATTGCCAAACTGGCGCCTACGGATGCCGCTCCCTTACCACTCGCCCTGCAACGACTCCGTTTTCCAACCCCGTATGCTGTCATCGTACAACGAGAGGCCAGCCGTTTCGGTGTCGATCCACTGCTCCTGTACGCGCTCATCCGGCAGGAGAGTCTGTTTAACCCACGGGCAACATCGTGGGTAGGTGCACGTGGGTTGACGCAGGTCATGCCTGATACCGGTCGCGGCATTGCTCAGAATCTCGGTATCAATGAGTTTAACCTCGATGATCTCTACCGCCCATACCTCAGTATTCGCTTTGGCGCCTTCTACCTTGGGCGGCGAATCGGTGACATGCGCGGGAGCCTACACGGCGCGCTGGCTGCATACAATGGCGGTTTGGGGAATGCACAGCGCTGGGCTGGTGGCAATCTGGTTTCCGACCCGGATCGGTTTGTGGAAACAATTGATTTTAGCGAGACACGCCATTATGTATGGGCGGTCTATGCGTTCTACGGTGTGTATCGGGGATTATACGCTTCATGA
- a CDS encoding ATP-dependent helicase, with amino-acid sequence MELLNHLNPAQRLAVTAPIGPVLVKAGAGSGKTRVLTLRIAYLITHYGVAPQQILAVTFTNKAAREMRERLRHLLGARIRGLTSGTFHAVCTRILRESIEGRLKGYTASFSIYSGDEQLQLAAEALAAVTETPPRSIEADEVLRLISRAKSRMLTPRLMARFAVDPLDRFIAACYRRYQRALEQANALDFDDLILNTYRLLSDDPDLLATYQQRWRHVLVDEYQDTDPSQHALIELLTRPTAQHPRSLFVVGDAMQSIYGFRNADHSIISRFATDFPDAQVIELTTNYRSRQPILDAAYAIIRHSRSVAPMELRAAAQISSERCVLISEAKDSRDEAEQVARMIADLQRQGRQLREIAVLYRTRHMSRPFEQAFRHARIPYLVRGGVSFFDRAVVRDALAYLRCIANPADHLSLTRIANVPARGLGGQALATIAAYAASQSLSLSAALGHASVIPGLSPRAVEGARRLFALLQRWWRLAESTMPPDHLLADVLEQSGYMAALAERFDAEELAEARAHLQELIRAAEEHTELRSFLQEVALLTNADDEDDERDRVQLLTIHAAKGLEWPFVFVVGLEEGTLPHERSIGDPAALEEERRLCYVALTRAGERLYLSWTASRNRGQRLKPSRFLDEIIAFGRERSRREQG; translated from the coding sequence ATGGAATTATTGAACCACCTTAATCCGGCGCAGCGATTAGCCGTGACTGCGCCTATCGGGCCGGTATTGGTCAAAGCGGGCGCCGGTAGTGGCAAGACACGGGTGCTCACATTGCGAATTGCGTATTTGATCACGCATTATGGTGTGGCGCCGCAACAGATTTTGGCAGTTACATTCACCAACAAAGCGGCGCGAGAAATGCGCGAACGGTTACGCCATTTACTCGGCGCGCGGATTCGTGGTTTGACGAGTGGCACGTTTCACGCCGTCTGCACTCGTATTCTGCGTGAGTCGATTGAAGGTCGTTTGAAAGGATACACTGCCTCATTTTCAATTTATTCCGGCGACGAGCAGTTGCAACTGGCGGCAGAAGCACTGGCCGCAGTTACCGAGACCCCACCGCGTTCGATTGAAGCTGATGAAGTGCTACGCCTGATTTCACGGGCCAAAAGCCGTATGCTCACCCCTCGGCTGATGGCACGATTTGCAGTCGATCCGCTGGATCGCTTTATTGCCGCATGTTACCGGCGTTATCAGCGCGCACTTGAACAGGCGAATGCACTCGATTTTGATGACCTGATCCTGAATACCTACCGTTTGTTAAGTGATGATCCCGATTTACTGGCAACGTATCAGCAACGCTGGCGCCATGTTTTGGTTGATGAATATCAGGATACCGATCCGAGTCAGCACGCTCTGATTGAGTTGCTTACTAGGCCAACGGCTCAACACCCTCGTTCACTCTTCGTGGTGGGTGATGCAATGCAAAGCATCTACGGGTTCCGCAACGCAGATCACAGCATCATCAGCCGGTTTGCAACCGATTTTCCTGATGCCCAGGTCATCGAGCTAACGACCAATTACCGTTCGCGACAGCCAATTCTCGATGCGGCCTATGCGATCATCCGGCACAGTCGGAGTGTTGCGCCGATGGAGTTGCGGGCTGCTGCACAGATTAGTAGTGAACGCTGTGTCTTGATCAGTGAGGCGAAGGATAGCCGTGATGAGGCTGAACAAGTAGCGCGCATGATCGCCGATCTTCAGCGACAGGGACGACAATTGCGTGAGATTGCCGTCCTCTATCGGACTCGACATATGAGTCGACCGTTCGAGCAGGCATTTCGTCACGCACGTATTCCCTATCTGGTACGCGGCGGTGTAAGTTTCTTTGATCGGGCAGTGGTACGCGATGCACTGGCTTATCTGCGCTGCATCGCGAATCCCGCCGATCATCTAAGCCTGACACGGATTGCCAATGTGCCGGCCCGTGGTTTGGGCGGACAGGCGTTGGCAACCATCGCCGCTTATGCTGCGTCTCAGTCTCTATCTCTCAGTGCGGCACTTGGTCATGCAAGTGTCATTCCCGGTCTGAGTCCACGTGCAGTTGAAGGGGCACGTCGGCTCTTTGCATTGTTACAGCGCTGGTGGCGGTTAGCCGAAAGCACGATGCCGCCCGATCACCTGTTAGCCGACGTGTTAGAACAGAGTGGCTACATGGCTGCCTTGGCTGAACGTTTCGATGCAGAGGAATTGGCCGAAGCCCGTGCGCATTTGCAAGAGTTGATCCGGGCGGCTGAAGAGCACACCGAACTACGTTCGTTTTTGCAAGAAGTAGCTCTTCTGACCAATGCTGATGATGAAGACGATGAACGCGACCGCGTTCAGCTCTTAACGATTCACGCTGCAAAAGGTCTGGAATGGCCCTTTGTGTTCGTGGTCGGTCTCGAAGAGGGTACGCTGCCGCACGAGCGAAGTATAGGCGATCCTGCGGCATTGGAAGAGGAGCGACGATTGTGCTACGTTGCGCTCACCCGTGCTGGCGAGCGGCTCTATCTCTCGTGGACGGCGAGCCGTAACCGGGGGCAGCGGCTGAAACCATCACGATTCCTTGATGAAATCATTGCGTTTGGCCGAGAACGAAGTCGACGTGAGCAGGGCTGA
- a CDS encoding protein kinase encodes MNNPRPFIRPEPRLKDGQNTELREYLLLERLGQDELSIIYRAVHQTLNRPVFISLLRRHDWISSSRFQLAARLAASLSHPHLLPVIDAGHDDRYGDYMVTPYIDARPLSDLLNEGPLDLALTMRIINQIADVLDYLHEQQVVHRDVQPANILVTPQGNAYLTNLSLAAAPDAPDLSQIDEADYVTPYSAPELRLAEHKASPALDIYSLGAVAYHLLSGELPPTGLIVELDLAGKPEALAMAERVLLRMLSPHPNVRFTTAGAAANALRLALRTLLDQTTTDMEESRWETCAEWFENPLELALSAELADLASQFHDFLSEARKRADKWHRRNYVRQWLNNWSRKGYFRRAALGQLIEFESIASFNIYFYEVQVLYETRTEPTIRTRPMRLDERPQAEPVLELWNVPLPAPQDFNSEAGGEVVLPGSRRFFTCPECKGAGQVMCPQCQGKGIVKPRKRRSDEADPIEQTCPTCKGYQKIRCEKCQGNGNLAEEKVFRWSRRAIEYSNDDDSEGLPSNVRALLRQRAQQVYEAEIDLYDSQWRSVRSLSALIDQAITKAGKDTRPLRAMLRIKGVTMTQINGILDDQECELYLIGPDDTLESTVPLWNLERIALVGLAGLLLILVIVIIFILL; translated from the coding sequence ATGAATAATCCACGCCCTTTTATCCGTCCTGAACCACGATTGAAAGACGGGCAAAACACTGAACTACGTGAATACCTGCTGCTTGAACGGCTTGGACAGGATGAGTTATCGATCATCTATCGAGCAGTTCATCAGACACTCAACCGACCGGTCTTTATTTCGTTGTTGCGTCGTCACGACTGGATTTCCAGCAGCCGGTTTCAATTAGCAGCGCGCCTTGCCGCCAGCCTGAGCCATCCTCATCTGTTACCGGTGATCGATGCCGGTCACGATGATCGCTATGGCGATTATATGGTGACGCCGTATATCGATGCCCGCCCACTGAGCGACCTGCTGAACGAAGGTCCGCTTGACCTGGCATTGACAATGCGGATTATTAACCAGATTGCCGATGTCCTTGATTATCTTCACGAACAGCAGGTCGTCCATCGTGACGTACAACCGGCTAACATTCTGGTGACACCGCAGGGCAATGCCTATCTCACCAATCTCAGCCTGGCTGCTGCTCCCGACGCACCCGATTTGAGCCAGATCGATGAGGCAGATTATGTGACACCCTATTCGGCCCCAGAATTGCGGCTGGCCGAGCATAAAGCCAGTCCAGCCCTTGATATTTATAGTCTCGGCGCTGTCGCGTATCATCTCCTCAGTGGTGAACTCCCACCCACCGGCCTGATTGTCGAGCTAGACCTCGCCGGAAAACCAGAGGCGCTAGCTATGGCCGAACGGGTTCTGTTGCGGATGTTATCACCCCATCCGAACGTGCGTTTCACGACTGCCGGTGCTGCTGCGAACGCATTACGGCTGGCACTCCGCACCCTGCTTGATCAGACCACCACCGATATGGAGGAGTCACGCTGGGAAACATGCGCTGAGTGGTTCGAGAATCCGCTCGAACTGGCACTGAGTGCGGAACTGGCCGATCTGGCCAGCCAGTTTCACGATTTTCTCAGCGAAGCACGGAAGCGCGCCGATAAGTGGCATCGCCGTAACTATGTCCGGCAGTGGCTTAATAACTGGAGCCGGAAGGGCTACTTCCGTCGTGCTGCGTTAGGACAACTGATCGAGTTCGAGTCGATTGCCAGCTTTAACATTTATTTCTACGAGGTGCAGGTACTCTACGAAACTCGTACTGAACCAACCATCCGAACGAGACCAATGCGTCTCGATGAACGGCCACAAGCCGAACCAGTCCTAGAACTCTGGAACGTTCCGCTACCGGCTCCGCAAGATTTTAACTCGGAAGCAGGTGGTGAAGTCGTATTGCCGGGTTCGCGCCGCTTCTTTACCTGCCCAGAATGCAAAGGAGCAGGGCAGGTGATGTGTCCACAGTGCCAGGGCAAAGGGATCGTTAAACCACGCAAACGACGCAGTGATGAGGCCGATCCAATTGAACAAACCTGTCCCACCTGCAAAGGGTATCAGAAGATTCGCTGTGAGAAATGTCAAGGGAATGGGAATCTGGCTGAAGAAAAGGTGTTCCGCTGGTCACGACGTGCGATCGAGTACAGCAATGATGATGACAGCGAAGGGTTACCCAGCAACGTCCGTGCGCTCCTCCGTCAGCGTGCGCAGCAGGTCTATGAAGCAGAGATTGATCTCTACGACAGTCAGTGGCGTAGTGTGAGGTCATTGAGTGCCTTGATCGATCAGGCTATTACCAAAGCCGGTAAAGATACCCGACCGTTACGGGCTATGTTGCGGATAAAAGGCGTGACCATGACCCAAATTAATGGCATTCTCGACGATCAAGAGTGCGAGCTGTATCTGATCGGGCCAGATGATACGCTTGAAAGCACGGTACCCCTCTGGAATCTCGAACGGATTGCGCTAGTCGGGTTGGCAGGTCTTCTTTTGATATTGGTCATAGTGATCATTTTCATCTTGTTGTGA